AAACGCCGAAACGCCCCCGGCGCTGTGTGCGTCGGGGGCTTATGCTTTTTATTCTCCCAGGATCTCCGCTGCCAGTTTGTCCATGGCTTTTTCCATGAACTCGTTAAGGCTGTACCCGGCAGCTTTCGCAGCTTCCTTGTATCTGTCTTTTTTTCCTCTCTTTACATACGGGGAAAGTCGATCATAGTTCTTTTCATTGAAATCTCGCTTGTAGTCGGTGGCGCTCATGCCGCCCTCTTTCTTCGGTCTGCCCATGCTTATCACCTCGCCATTATAATACCACCGCCGCCCGTTTTTATCTACTGTTAGATTATATAAATATCTCACGTTAGATTTGTGCATATTGCGGATTGCTTTTTATCTCACGTTAGATTATAATATAGACAGTTCAAGAGGAAAGGGGTGGTTAAAATGAGCAAGAAAAAACGCCGACGGCATAAGCCGACGGCGCAGCCCAACAGGTTGCAGGTCTTGGCGGACACAATCCTGGCGGGCACAATCTCCGGTCTGATTACAGCGGCAATCCTCAAATTGCTGAACTGGTAACAGACAGAGGGGCGGGGGGTAACCCCCGCACCCTCAATATAAACGAAACCCACTAAAATGTCAATAGGAGGGCAGCGCATGAAATACCTGCTTTTTGTGGCCATATTCGTGGCGGTTTATATTCCGGTTCGCTACGGGATCCGGCTGCTTCGTAAACTTTTCAATGGGAGGAAATGAGAATGGGGAAAATGGAAAAAGCGGCCCCGGCTGTTACGCTGGAGGTGGTCACGGTCCCGCTGGCCGATGGGCGGCGCGGTGTGGTGTTAGTCCTCACCGATGAATACAGCAGAAAAACAGTCATGCGGGCCATGCCTGCCAGCAGGTGACCCGCAGAAGAACCCCGACGCCAGGGCGGCGCCGGGGTTCCTTTTTTATTCTGCTGCGGTGGCCTCCGCCGCGTCCGCCGGTTCCTCCAATGCGGGCGGCGTGGTTCCGCCGGTCTGCTCCGGCGTCCCGCTCGTTTTGCTCAAAACCAGCTTGGACAGCTTGGAAAAAACGTCTTTCGCATACAGCACATAGGCCGTCACCATGGCCAGGTTGGCGGCTGTTGCCACGTTGACCGTTTCGCCGTCAATGTCGATTGCCACAATATCGGGGTTCAGGCGTCCCGCTACATAGAAAGCGACGAAACAGGCGGCAATAATGATCCCCTTAATGACGCCGTTCCGGCATTTGATACGGTCGAAAGTCCCGTCAAAAAGGGCGTTCAGGCTGCCCAGCACGACGTTGACAGCCACCAGAAGAACCAGGCCAATGGCCAGGCGGATAATAGTCTGTTCCATTTTTACCTCTCATTCCTGCCCAGTGCTGTCCTGGCCATTTTCGTG
This genomic window from Pusillibacter faecalis contains:
- a CDS encoding antitoxin, translated to MGRPKKEGGMSATDYKRDFNEKNYDRLSPYVKRGKKDRYKEAAKAAGYSLNEFMEKAMDKLAAEILGE